A stretch of the Bdellovibrio sp. 22V genome encodes the following:
- a CDS encoding cyclic nucleotide-binding domain-containing protein: MAEAKKVAKDTYLFRDGDAPDAMYIIKSGAFAVTKTKGTSEVVLAEINAGAMVGEMALFDNKPRSANVKATKDSEVIALPYESLTKQMEQLPVWVRAIMKTLNENLREANKKIKILENSNPDEERFPPHIVNKYISILNLVGHKYGKQEEGGGVSFSSVLLRNYTIQIFQEATNKMQSVVNALTDLEYVVQEDRGDGTQKIINQKPQELFQFVDWYNDWLFKQEKDRLPALTDAEVKVLNGILLFARRVEPNNKGFRKVNLNDVQNESMKETGNLIRAEDVNPLIEKKYLTEKIMDEQGVYIMMALEDVEPLARNWTIVNNLKRKLR; this comes from the coding sequence GTGGCTGAGGCGAAGAAAGTTGCAAAAGACACTTATCTATTCCGTGACGGAGATGCTCCCGACGCCATGTACATCATCAAATCCGGCGCCTTTGCGGTCACCAAAACCAAAGGAACTTCCGAGGTTGTTTTAGCTGAAATCAATGCGGGTGCGATGGTGGGAGAGATGGCTCTCTTCGACAACAAACCGCGCAGTGCGAACGTCAAAGCGACTAAAGATTCCGAGGTGATCGCTCTCCCCTACGAATCCCTGACAAAGCAGATGGAACAACTGCCAGTGTGGGTGCGCGCGATTATGAAAACGCTGAATGAAAATCTGCGCGAGGCGAACAAGAAAATTAAAATCCTTGAAAACTCCAACCCCGATGAAGAGCGTTTCCCGCCCCACATCGTGAATAAGTATATTTCCATTTTGAATCTTGTCGGTCACAAATATGGCAAACAGGAAGAAGGCGGCGGCGTGAGTTTTTCTTCCGTTCTGCTGCGCAACTATACGATTCAAATTTTCCAAGAAGCCACAAACAAAATGCAAAGCGTGGTCAATGCACTGACCGATCTTGAATACGTCGTGCAAGAAGATCGCGGGGACGGCACACAAAAAATCATCAATCAAAAACCACAAGAACTTTTCCAGTTTGTGGATTGGTACAATGACTGGCTCTTTAAACAAGAAAAAGACCGCTTGCCTGCTTTGACGGATGCGGAGGTCAAAGTTCTTAACGGCATTCTGCTTTTCGCCCGCCGAGTAGAACCAAATAATAAAGGTTTTAGAAAAGTAAATTTGAATGACGTACAAAACGAATCAATGAAAGAGACCGGCAACTTGATTCGCGCTGAAGACGTGAACCCTTTGATCGAGAAAAAATATCTCACGGAAAAGATCATGGATGAGCAAGGCGTATATATTATGATGGCCTTGGAAGACGTCGAGCCTTTGGCGCGTAACTGGACTATCGTGAATAATCTTAAACGTAAATTAAGATAG
- a CDS encoding HU family DNA-binding protein — protein MNKAQLVELVAEKTKSTKSQSELILDATLKVIQEALKKGDEVKLVGFGTFSRSARKPRQGRNPKTGETVKIPSAYVPRFKPGKDLKDALN, from the coding sequence ATGAACAAAGCTCAGCTCGTTGAACTCGTTGCGGAAAAAACCAAGTCCACAAAATCACAATCAGAACTTATTTTGGATGCAACTTTGAAGGTGATTCAAGAAGCCCTGAAAAAAGGCGACGAAGTGAAATTGGTCGGCTTTGGCACATTCTCCCGCAGCGCGCGCAAACCTCGCCAGGGACGCAATCCTAAAACGGGCGAAACGGTGAAAATCCCCAGCGCTTATGTCCCCCGCTTTAAACCAGGTAAAGATCTTAAAGACGCTCTTAATTAA
- a CDS encoding tail fiber domain-containing protein, which produces MNVKAHLLFKSGIALFLFALHSISYAGIGLTYQGRILKPDGMPLDSSNVRFTIEIKSYNDCLLYQETQTANLSTSGGVFSLNIGSAPAPNIHNYVGSSLSSVFTNRGSFTGLSGCTGGTYAPNADDDRKIVVSFEDLTLPTPTLETIPSQTISYVPFAIESYQISGFTSQNLLRVSDGTISPMTVANYNELMNLIAGSSTQYVTSATNGVTSVAFSPADFTGGTITSTGAVALKDVTTAATKGTATKVPQITFDSKGRITSVTEVDISGIGASGNAGGDLTGTYPNPTLNALAVDEGKLAADAVTSAKIKDGEIVNADISATAAIADTKLATISTAGKVANSATSGTAANTPDTLVLRDSSGDFAARNISANQINSNSTYATDLYIRNAGNNTVKFNLDPAANANFSVVWPTNTSSAGKVLQNDGNGVLSWVAASAGSVTSVTAGTGLNVGAGPGGTITSIGTLNVNVGTSANQILQLNGSSQIPAVDGSLLTNLTPTNLGAAVPINKGGTGQTTATAAFDALSPLTSKGDLVTRDGTNNVRLPVGADFKYLRANSAAATGLEYGDVSATELASLSSTGIVKRTGAAAYTTLGVTAPLIDTGTNIGLSIGTGLTTSGGNLVVNVGTGANQIPQLDGSGKLNSSVLPSGTSTQWTTTGSHIYYNTGNVGIGTTNPGAKLHVNGSAAFENNTATSAGPSFSFWKNRNYTATQNNDELGYISFYGHDGTTSQRSAFILSRGEGAPAAGSVPANIGFFTTSPAGTDSTEKMLITAAGNVGIGTSTPTEKLEVAGKVKATQLCIGADCRATWPAGAGGDFLANGTVAMTGNFRTGGFWLSNDGDSEGAWIATDGRVGIGTNTPATKLHVNGDAIIGNGNTTFQGANYILGSSNTVTNSSGGNASGNYIVGGSNNITTSLANFSYNLSVFGSSNTVNNNAGNAIVLGYGNTVSASNSISIGRSITNSIASSMMIGVSNTNKITMLSDGKVGFKTETPAYEVDVNGTLNTTTLRIGGTVFNPGAYVDTSTNQTTIAGNKTFTGTLTAGGAGTGLSVTNNMTVGGIATAAGFAASSLGTASSPVFTFSGDPNTGLYSSAADTLDVSVAGSNRMQISSTGNVGFSTTTTTGARVTVNSSGQSGPGTASGTSLRLGLSTALDFGEYAGGNTWIQASDRTTFTTKKNISLNPDGGNVAIGNTNPTYKLDIGANTDTNNTVAVRASSVTAMELMNSTFGGLWMGVNFSGAAVNGIPANGIGFSVGNNNIIFATGTTPAERMRISNVGNVGIGTINPSEKLEVAGNVKATEFLYTSDARLKKDVVTLPDALEKALQLRGVNFTWKADNKKTVGFIAQEVEQVYPELVRTDAKSGYKAVQYGNIVAVLVEALKQEHRERVENQNLCQAEVKNISRQIASAQSATEERVRVLEKENQELKARLERLEKIILQGK; this is translated from the coding sequence ATGAACGTAAAGGCACATCTCCTATTTAAATCCGGCATTGCGCTTTTTCTCTTTGCTTTGCACTCCATATCTTACGCCGGAATAGGATTAACATATCAAGGTCGCATTCTAAAACCTGATGGAATGCCTTTGGATTCCAGCAATGTGCGCTTCACAATTGAAATTAAAAGTTACAATGATTGTCTGCTTTATCAAGAAACTCAAACCGCGAATCTTTCCACTTCGGGTGGTGTTTTTTCCTTAAATATCGGTTCAGCGCCGGCGCCAAATATTCACAACTATGTCGGCTCTTCTTTGAGTTCGGTCTTTACCAATCGTGGCAGTTTCACGGGCTTGAGCGGCTGTACGGGCGGCACCTATGCACCGAATGCGGATGACGATCGCAAAATCGTTGTCAGCTTTGAAGATTTGACTTTACCAACGCCGACTTTAGAAACAATTCCTTCGCAAACAATTTCTTACGTGCCGTTTGCGATCGAGAGTTATCAGATCTCAGGTTTCACTTCACAAAACCTTTTGCGTGTCAGCGATGGCACCATCTCGCCAATGACTGTGGCGAACTACAACGAGCTGATGAATTTGATTGCGGGTTCATCGACTCAGTATGTGACGAGCGCCACGAACGGTGTTACTTCCGTCGCTTTCAGCCCTGCTGATTTCACGGGCGGCACAATCACTTCCACAGGTGCCGTCGCGTTGAAAGATGTCACAACGGCTGCAACGAAAGGAACGGCGACAAAAGTTCCGCAAATTACTTTCGACAGTAAAGGCCGTATCACTTCCGTCACGGAGGTCGATATTTCTGGAATCGGCGCCAGTGGGAATGCTGGCGGAGATCTTACAGGAACTTATCCGAATCCGACGCTCAACGCCTTAGCTGTGGATGAAGGAAAGCTTGCTGCTGACGCCGTGACCTCGGCAAAAATCAAAGATGGTGAAATCGTGAACGCCGACATCTCGGCAACAGCGGCTATCGCAGATACAAAACTTGCGACAATTTCCACAGCGGGAAAAGTGGCCAACTCCGCCACCAGCGGAACGGCCGCCAACACTCCCGACACGTTGGTTTTAAGAGATTCCAGCGGTGATTTCGCCGCACGAAATATTTCGGCGAATCAAATCAATTCCAACTCGACTTACGCTACAGATCTGTACATTCGTAACGCCGGAAACAACACAGTGAAGTTCAATCTGGACCCTGCGGCGAATGCGAATTTCTCTGTCGTGTGGCCGACGAACACAAGCAGCGCCGGCAAGGTTTTGCAAAACGACGGAAACGGCGTTCTTTCTTGGGTGGCCGCAAGTGCGGGCTCGGTCACGTCTGTTACAGCAGGAACCGGATTGAATGTGGGCGCAGGCCCGGGTGGCACGATCACATCGATTGGCACATTGAATGTGAACGTGGGTACGAGCGCGAATCAAATTCTTCAATTGAATGGCTCATCACAAATCCCTGCGGTTGATGGAAGTCTTTTAACAAATTTAACGCCGACAAATCTCGGGGCCGCCGTACCTATCAATAAAGGTGGTACAGGGCAAACGACAGCGACTGCAGCTTTCGATGCTTTGAGTCCTCTGACGAGCAAAGGCGATTTGGTTACAAGAGATGGCACAAACAACGTTCGTTTGCCCGTGGGCGCGGATTTTAAATACCTGCGCGCGAACTCTGCAGCGGCGACGGGCTTAGAATACGGCGATGTTTCCGCAACGGAACTCGCGTCGCTGAGTTCGACAGGCATCGTGAAAAGAACTGGCGCTGCCGCTTATACGACTTTGGGTGTGACGGCTCCTTTGATTGATACAGGTACGAATATTGGCTTGAGTATCGGCACAGGCCTGACAACAAGCGGAGGCAACCTTGTTGTGAATGTCGGCACTGGCGCCAATCAAATTCCTCAACTGGATGGCAGCGGTAAGTTGAACTCTTCCGTTCTGCCGAGCGGGACATCGACGCAATGGACGACAACGGGTTCGCATATTTACTACAATACGGGCAATGTCGGCATTGGTACGACAAATCCTGGAGCAAAGTTGCATGTTAACGGCTCTGCCGCATTTGAAAATAACACGGCAACATCCGCGGGACCGTCTTTCTCGTTCTGGAAAAATCGAAACTACACAGCGACACAGAACAACGACGAGCTTGGTTACATTTCTTTCTATGGACATGACGGTACGACCTCACAGCGTTCCGCATTCATTCTGTCTCGTGGTGAAGGCGCGCCGGCGGCGGGTTCGGTTCCTGCGAATATCGGGTTCTTTACGACATCTCCTGCAGGCACAGACAGCACAGAAAAAATGTTGATTACAGCGGCTGGTAACGTTGGTATCGGAACTTCTACTCCGACTGAAAAACTGGAAGTCGCAGGAAAAGTGAAAGCGACACAGCTTTGTATCGGTGCGGACTGCCGTGCCACATGGCCTGCGGGCGCGGGCGGTGACTTCCTCGCGAACGGCACTGTGGCCATGACTGGGAACTTCAGAACAGGCGGCTTTTGGCTTTCCAACGATGGCGACAGCGAGGGGGCTTGGATCGCTACCGACGGAAGAGTCGGCATCGGCACCAATACACCTGCCACGAAATTACATGTCAATGGCGATGCGATTATCGGCAATGGCAATACCACGTTCCAAGGCGCTAACTACATCCTTGGAAGCAGCAACACCGTAACGAACTCTAGCGGCGGAAATGCTTCTGGCAACTATATCGTTGGTGGAAGCAATAACATCACAACATCTCTTGCGAACTTCTCGTATAACTTATCCGTCTTCGGAAGTTCCAATACCGTCAACAATAACGCTGGAAACGCGATTGTCCTTGGTTATGGCAATACCGTCTCAGCTTCAAACTCCATCTCCATCGGCAGAAGCATTACGAACAGTATTGCCTCAAGTATGATGATCGGTGTTTCGAACACAAATAAAATCACCATGCTTTCGGACGGCAAAGTCGGCTTTAAGACAGAAACTCCGGCATACGAAGTGGATGTCAACGGCACGCTCAACACCACGACTTTGCGAATTGGCGGCACGGTATTTAATCCCGGCGCGTACGTGGATACTTCGACAAATCAAACTACAATCGCGGGAAATAAAACTTTCACGGGAACTCTGACTGCAGGCGGAGCCGGCACAGGCCTGTCTGTGACAAACAATATGACCGTCGGTGGAATTGCGACGGCGGCTGGTTTTGCGGCAAGCAGCTTGGGTACGGCAAGCTCCCCTGTATTCACTTTCTCTGGCGATCCGAATACGGGTTTGTACAGTTCTGCTGCAGACACCCTCGACGTCTCCGTTGCAGGATCCAACAGAATGCAAATATCTTCGACAGGGAACGTAGGGTTCTCTACAACCACGACCACCGGCGCCCGGGTCACAGTGAACTCCAGCGGGCAAAGCGGACCAGGAACTGCCAGCGGTACCAGCTTGCGTTTAGGACTTTCAACAGCCCTTGATTTCGGTGAATACGCCGGCGGCAATACTTGGATCCAAGCTTCCGATCGAACCACCTTCACAACGAAAAAAAATATTTCCCTAAATCCCGATGGCGGAAACGTTGCTATCGGCAACACGAATCCGACATACAAGCTAGATATCGGTGCGAATACTGATACAAACAACACCGTCGCCGTGCGCGCGTCATCCGTGACCGCCATGGAACTTATGAATTCCACATTCGGCGGCCTGTGGATGGGAGTGAATTTTTCCGGTGCCGCCGTGAACGGGATTCCAGCCAATGGAATAGGGTTTTCTGTCGGCAACAATAATATTATTTTCGCAACGGGCACGACTCCTGCCGAGCGTATGCGTATCTCTAACGTCGGAAATGTCGGGATCGGAACGATAAATCCATCGGAAAAATTGGAAGTTGCAGGAAATGTCAAAGCGACGGAATTTCTGTATACTTCGGATGCGCGTTTGAAAAAAGACGTTGTGACTTTGCCTGATGCTCTGGAAAAAGCGTTGCAACTTCGCGGCGTCAACTTCACTTGGAAAGCCGACAATAAGAAAACTGTCGGTTTTATCGCCCAGGAAGTCGAACAAGTGTATCCAGAGCTTGTGCGCACAGATGCAAAATCAGGATACAAAGCCGTGCAATATGGAAATATCGTGGCGGTGCTTGTTGAAGCGCTTAAACAGGAACACCGTGAGCGCGTCGAAAACCAAAATCTTTGCCAAGCGGAAGTGAAAAACATTTCCCGCCAAATCGCGAGCGCGCAATCCGCAACGGAAGAACGTGTTCGGGTTTTAGAAAAAGAAAATCAAGAACTCAAAGCGCGTCTTGAAAGACTCGAAAAAATCATTCTTCAGGGAAAATAA
- a CDS encoding DUF4339 domain-containing protein, with protein sequence MKKISWYYNENLKPQGPLTLEEMRARIHSGKIGLFDLISSDATGEWKAACEWPEFERSLFPAIQGFIPGAEILEDEKEWVLLVPSENGKTSLQEGPFSIRELKASLAAGTVSGNQYIWKTGLSGWCRLLDRPEFN encoded by the coding sequence ATGAAAAAGATCTCTTGGTATTACAATGAGAACCTCAAACCGCAAGGTCCACTGACTTTGGAAGAAATGCGTGCGCGCATTCATAGCGGCAAAATAGGTTTGTTCGATCTTATCAGCAGCGATGCCACCGGAGAGTGGAAGGCGGCCTGCGAGTGGCCCGAGTTTGAACGCTCTCTTTTTCCGGCTATTCAAGGTTTTATTCCGGGCGCGGAAATTCTTGAAGATGAAAAAGAATGGGTTTTGTTAGTGCCCAGTGAGAATGGCAAAACGTCTTTGCAAGAAGGGCCATTTTCCATTCGCGAACTGAAGGCTTCCTTAGCGGCAGGCACTGTCTCGGGAAATCAATATATCTGGAAAACAGGGTTGAGCGGCTGGTGCCGGCTTTTAGATCGCCCCGAGTTTAATTAA
- a CDS encoding ChaN family lipoprotein, producing the protein MERQVQHRLGEDTPELMRYRKIYEKEFSKKWTASTKEALWEQIEKSQVVMVGDFHALHQSQKAQLRILRGLPPQRKVILAVEFFEAADQEKLNKFLSGKMSERDFLKAVQWQSKWGFPWEHYRPLLRWAQKHKISVQGINKTYKKRNAATLKSRDVFAGKLIADLVKQNPEHLVFVIYGDLHLAGAHIPQELENILGKSFAKKVLRIFQNSEKIYFQLLNREMEATTDLVRLSQNIFCLMSVPPWVKWQNYLMYLEQAYDLELDEDDEDDDDTFLDYTDHIGRYVKIISEELGTPVSIAGLSVYTARDSAFWSQVREKCDAKKLRWIEAMIAEQMSFYVPEVGAAYLARASVNHAASLAMRYVHAQVSGTKELHSEMPGDFLRLIWMEGVAYFGSKIINHKRKADTIADIKATLAARGPQTGKEALQLALAQKMHELMVITGVAKHRLQALPRKKWSYLVAAQLLGGMIGERLYFGYRKKMISPKTILTFLKKTVDNENFNVTYYDILEVIESLPAPFHSKKEKL; encoded by the coding sequence ATGGAACGGCAAGTGCAGCATCGCCTTGGGGAAGACACTCCAGAGTTGATGCGTTATCGTAAGATCTACGAAAAAGAATTCTCGAAAAAATGGACCGCATCAACCAAAGAAGCTCTGTGGGAGCAAATCGAAAAATCCCAAGTTGTGATGGTGGGGGACTTTCACGCGCTCCATCAATCACAAAAAGCTCAGCTACGTATTTTACGGGGGCTGCCGCCGCAACGAAAAGTGATTTTGGCGGTCGAATTTTTTGAAGCCGCGGATCAGGAAAAGCTCAATAAATTTCTTTCCGGAAAAATGTCAGAGAGGGACTTTTTAAAAGCGGTTCAGTGGCAATCCAAGTGGGGCTTTCCATGGGAGCATTATCGTCCTCTATTGCGGTGGGCTCAGAAACATAAGATTTCCGTTCAAGGAATTAATAAAACCTACAAAAAAAGAAATGCAGCCACTTTGAAGTCCCGGGATGTCTTTGCCGGAAAACTGATTGCGGATCTGGTGAAGCAGAATCCAGAGCATCTGGTCTTTGTCATTTATGGAGACTTGCATTTAGCCGGGGCACATATACCGCAGGAGCTCGAAAATATTTTAGGGAAGTCCTTTGCCAAGAAGGTGCTTCGCATTTTTCAAAACTCCGAGAAGATTTATTTTCAGCTTTTAAATCGCGAGATGGAAGCCACCACGGATTTGGTGCGTTTGTCGCAGAATATTTTCTGTTTGATGAGTGTGCCGCCGTGGGTGAAGTGGCAAAACTATCTGATGTATCTTGAGCAGGCTTATGATCTCGAACTCGATGAAGACGACGAAGATGATGACGACACATTCTTAGATTACACCGATCATATTGGCCGCTACGTGAAAATTATCTCTGAAGAGTTAGGCACACCTGTTTCTATTGCGGGGCTTTCTGTTTATACGGCCAGAGACAGCGCTTTTTGGAGTCAGGTCCGGGAAAAATGCGATGCTAAAAAATTGCGTTGGATCGAGGCGATGATTGCGGAGCAGATGTCTTTTTACGTTCCCGAGGTCGGGGCAGCTTATCTGGCGCGAGCTTCGGTGAATCATGCGGCGTCCTTAGCGATGCGCTACGTGCATGCCCAAGTCAGCGGCACGAAAGAGCTGCACTCTGAAATGCCGGGGGACTTTCTGCGTTTGATTTGGATGGAAGGGGTCGCGTACTTCGGCTCTAAGATCATTAATCACAAAAGAAAAGCAGACACGATTGCGGATATCAAAGCGACTTTGGCGGCGCGCGGTCCGCAGACGGGAAAAGAAGCCCTGCAGTTGGCGCTTGCGCAAAAGATGCATGAGCTTATGGTGATTACCGGCGTGGCGAAACACCGGTTGCAGGCTTTGCCACGAAAAAAATGGAGTTACCTTGTGGCGGCTCAACTCCTTGGCGGAATGATTGGGGAGCGATTGTATTTTGGATATCGCAAAAAAATGATCTCTCCAAAAACGATTCTTACGTTTCTTAAAAAAACGGTGGATAATGAAAACTTCAATGTCACTTATTACGATATTTTGGAAGTGATCGAATCCTTGCCGGCGCCATTTCACAGCAAGAAAGAGAAGTTATGA
- the bamD gene encoding outer membrane protein assembly factor BamD, with protein MKNQNSFFIVFCLCLTVGLLFGYALLVGHFNGHEQYEMRLAQLQKQVEKERFNNSLLTYQLKDFQQTVAQVLPDDKKLQAHYELRNLSSVVRAPASESALDLSSVYYEKGKRFFNSKNYDKAIREFSQLLDKYPLSSHGVEARFFIAESYFLKKDFRSSLAEIDTMVLQYPQHDLTGFILLRMGQISEFNNQAEEASEIYKTVLKNFKNDDLKQQAKKLAQNVEYR; from the coding sequence ATGAAGAATCAAAACTCTTTCTTTATTGTTTTCTGTTTGTGTCTGACTGTAGGGCTTCTTTTTGGCTACGCGCTTTTAGTCGGACACTTTAACGGTCACGAACAGTATGAAATGCGTTTGGCGCAATTGCAAAAACAGGTGGAAAAAGAGAGATTTAACAACTCTCTTTTAACTTACCAGTTAAAGGACTTCCAGCAAACGGTTGCGCAAGTTCTTCCTGACGACAAAAAACTTCAAGCACATTATGAGCTTCGTAATTTATCTTCCGTTGTGCGTGCTCCGGCAAGTGAATCGGCTCTCGATCTTTCCTCTGTTTACTATGAAAAGGGAAAGCGTTTCTTTAACAGTAAAAACTACGACAAGGCGATTCGTGAGTTTTCGCAGCTTCTGGATAAGTACCCTTTGTCTTCGCACGGGGTCGAGGCGCGTTTTTTCATTGCAGAAAGTTACTTCCTTAAAAAAGACTTCCGCAGTTCTTTAGCGGAAATCGACACTATGGTTTTGCAATACCCGCAGCATGATCTTACGGGTTTCATCCTTTTGCGTATGGGGCAGATCAGCGAGTTTAATAATCAAGCGGAAGAAGCCTCTGAGATTTATAAAACCGTCCTGAAAAATTTCAAGAACGACGACCTTAAGCAACAAGCGAAGAAACTCGCGCAGAACGTTGAGTATCGATGA
- the pyk gene encoding pyruvate kinase codes for MLADRRAKIVATIGPATREEKNLEKAIKAGMNVARLNFSHGSHEDHLKVIQSLRKLSKELRAPVAILQDLQGPKIRVGKFEKGSIEIKPGEKLVVTTAPVLGTTGLIPSDFKELPLACSPGTRILLDDGLMELKVLHVRGEEVDVEVVYGGILKDRKGMNLPGVNLPVECMTKKDLEDLEFGLANKVDYVALSFVRHARDIRKLREIIEAKKSTAKIVAKIEMVEALENLEEICRLSDVVMVARGDLAVEVGQSRLPGFQKRIIHVCNELGKPVITATQMLDSMVENPRPTRAEITDVANAVLDGSDALMLSAESASGKYPFKCIRTMHEIISEVERNEEEYYRLSLENEFLSAPAAIAASASLSALKLNATAIICLTTSGKTANIISSFRPRARIISITQHMDVLNSMELMWGVQTHTIKPYKTMEDILSQVDQLLVTHGLAKTGDRVILTLGQPIAQGAKTNSIYVHTVNGEEYQKLPDDQLPLRCQVDPVVE; via the coding sequence ATGTTAGCAGATCGTCGAGCAAAAATTGTGGCCACTATCGGGCCGGCGACGCGTGAAGAAAAAAATCTAGAAAAAGCAATTAAGGCGGGCATGAACGTGGCTCGCCTTAACTTTTCCCACGGCAGTCATGAAGACCACCTCAAAGTTATTCAATCTTTGCGTAAACTTTCAAAAGAGTTGCGGGCTCCCGTAGCGATTCTTCAAGACCTGCAAGGTCCTAAGATTCGCGTAGGCAAGTTTGAAAAGGGTTCAATTGAAATCAAGCCTGGTGAAAAACTTGTTGTGACGACGGCTCCCGTTTTGGGAACCACGGGGCTGATTCCTTCGGACTTTAAAGAATTGCCGTTAGCGTGCTCTCCGGGGACGCGCATCCTTTTGGATGACGGTTTGATGGAGCTTAAAGTTTTGCACGTGCGGGGTGAAGAGGTCGACGTTGAAGTCGTTTACGGCGGTATTCTTAAAGACCGCAAAGGGATGAATCTTCCGGGCGTCAATCTTCCTGTCGAATGCATGACCAAAAAAGATTTGGAAGATTTGGAATTCGGTCTTGCCAATAAAGTCGACTATGTCGCTTTGAGTTTCGTTCGTCATGCCCGCGATATTCGTAAGTTGCGCGAAATCATCGAAGCTAAAAAATCAACGGCGAAAATCGTCGCGAAAATTGAAATGGTGGAAGCGCTCGAAAACCTCGAAGAGATCTGCCGTCTTAGTGATGTGGTGATGGTCGCCCGCGGTGACCTCGCTGTCGAGGTTGGGCAAAGTCGTCTGCCAGGTTTCCAAAAACGCATCATCCATGTTTGTAACGAACTTGGTAAGCCGGTGATCACAGCGACGCAAATGCTTGATAGCATGGTTGAAAATCCTCGCCCGACACGCGCGGAAATCACGGATGTGGCGAACGCGGTTTTGGATGGCTCTGATGCCTTGATGTTGTCGGCGGAATCCGCAAGCGGAAAGTATCCGTTTAAGTGTATTCGCACAATGCACGAGATTATCAGCGAAGTTGAGCGCAATGAAGAAGAGTATTATCGTCTGTCGTTGGAGAATGAATTCTTGAGTGCTCCGGCGGCGATTGCCGCCAGCGCTTCATTGAGTGCATTAAAGCTGAATGCGACAGCGATTATCTGTCTGACGACTTCAGGAAAAACGGCGAATATTATTTCCAGCTTCCGTCCTCGAGCGCGGATTATCTCCATCACTCAGCACATGGATGTTTTAAATTCCATGGAGTTGATGTGGGGTGTGCAAACGCACACGATCAAGCCTTATAAGACAATGGAAGATATTTTATCTCAGGTGGATCAGTTGCTGGTGACGCATGGTTTGGCGAAAACAGGCGATCGCGTGATATTGACGTTGGGGCAACCCATTGCTCAGGGCGCGAAGACAAATTCCATCTACGTACACACTGTGAACGGAGAGGAATATCAAAAGTTGCCGGACGATCAATTGCCATTAAGATGTCAGGTGGATCCTGTTGTAGAGTAA